From the genome of Nasonia vitripennis strain AsymCx chromosome 1, Nvit_psr_1.1, whole genome shotgun sequence, one region includes:
- the LOC100678283 gene encoding poly [ADP-ribose] polymerase tankyrase-2: MMSDVNRTESFSTTIKKALRTEDNGAILALLTGVDVKSPIDSGRKTLLHLAAAYGNVFMTNYLVKHGCIIDAEDEDEITPLLLAVYFRHIDVIRILIDAGADPCNVNSKDRSPILYIKLWDNGEAIRIVRLGIEEKKVCKEKAMKLFLDANYNNLLYSCYCNSLPYLPYYDSSDRTNELLLIKGIFSRDFHQIQMILKYGMLSYVQHKDRYTALHAAATIHPQFFPEVLSTMQMLYDRGADVNAKDHKGKTPLHVAVKHVNNHAITWLLKRGADVNARDNNGRIPLHAARNTFWFTGNKSNVNQTLELLLRNGADIHAIWTEDRTLLELAKEINEVSTSKLILRELALLEVRGMTLNNRDLGVLEQDADMKLYYDKCKVELQFAKVCKILEDTTLFDLLTKNMQALNIHAKNKDFRKTFTNLKISENFPIISRSLNKFIQHVDLINMTTHAAEVLSEVLSFLDDLVIQKILNYLSTEDLRVLAQ, from the exons ATGATG agtGACGTTAATCGAACAGAATCGTTTTCAACAACGATTAAAAAAGCCTTAAGAACTGAAGACAACGGAGCAATATTGGCCCTACTCACAGGAGTAGACGTCAAAAGTCCTATAGATTCTGGTAGGAAAACTTTATTGCATTTAGCCGCGGCCTACGGAAATGTTTTTATGACGAATTATCTTGTCAAACATGGATGTATCATTGACGCCGAAGATGAAGATGAAATCACGCCTTTGCTACTGGCAGTTTACTTTCGTCACATAGATGTAATACGAATCTTGATCGACGCCGGTGCTGATCCGTGTAATGTCAATTCCAAGGATAGAAGCCCGATTTTATACATAAAGCTGTGGGACAACGGAGAGGCCATCAGAATCGTGAGATTAGGgatcgaggaaaaaaaagtgtGTAAAGAGAAGGCGATGAAGCTCTTCCTCGATGCAAACTACAATAATTTACTGTACAGTTGCTACTGCAATTCTCTTCCTTATTTACCGTATTACGACAGTTCCGACAGAACCAACGAATTGCTCTTGATAAAGGGTATATTTTCAAGAGACTTTCATCAAATTCAAATGATCTTGAAGTACGGAATGTTGTCGTATGTTCAGCATAAAGACAGGTATACCGCCCTGCATGCCGCTGCAACGATCCATCCGCAATTCTTCCCCGAAGTTCTGAGCACTATGCAGATGCTTTACGATCGCGGCGCGGACGTCAATGCTAAGGATCACAAAGGAAAAACTCCTTTGCACGTTGCAGTGAAACACGTGAACAATCACGCGATCACTTGGCTGCTTAAGCGAGGAGCCGATGTCAATGCCAGAGACAACAACGGTCGAATTCCTCTGCACGCCGCACGTAACACGTTTTGGTTTACAGGCAATAAGAGTAATGTAAACCAAACCTTGGAACTCTTGCTGCGCAATGGAGCTGACATACACGCGATTTGGACGGAGGATCGAACGTTACTCGAGTTAGCGAAGGAAATAAACGAAGTTTCAACTAGCAAATTAATTTTGAGGGAGCTAGCGCTCTTAGAAGTTCGGGGGATGACTCTGAACAATCGAGATTTGGGGGTTCTCGAACAAGATGCCGATATGAAACTTTATTACGACAAATGCAAGGTTGAGTTGCAGTTCGCGAAGGTGTGTAAGATACTCGAGGACACGACGCTTTTCGACTTATTAACGAAAAATATGCAGGCGCTGAATATTCACGCTAAGAACAAGGATTTCCGTAAAACATTCACAAACTTGAAAATAAGCGAGAACTTCCCGATCATTTCACGAAGCCTGAACAAATTCATCCAACATGTGGATTTGATTAATATGACTACTCATGCTGCGGAAGTACTTAGCGAGGTTTTGTCATTCTTGGATGATCTCgttattcaaaaaatattgaacTACTTGAGTACAGAAGACCTGCGAGTATTAGCTCAGTAA
- the LOC100118447 gene encoding uncharacterized protein LOC100118447 isoform X2, with protein sequence MEESYGEESHASSEPSDDQLLTCPSFRSYSSLVLLTCSKIGEDDECRLVKLNNTIKKLSDLIDDPINKQDTPYIACLLCKFLRYNGSDGYYVKHLPQIGEILEFVALCARMSSEYLDILYQLLELCSKPLLLHCTSEILTCAKTLRRYFSFLGYLMILVPTRRAFIMAKTAIEGLVTHEKSKKRRRDAVKPDARREAVEASRLPVTLDELAEVVSDETYPDILEIILALVSVSQVCCHRFLETGIVNQIMLKMRPFYGCECPCIPNMDDADLQLDKEDYYKSLELSVKILWRLMKSRILSSELTENSQNSKPPSQAALRSLRASFRREVLRAGRSSRSRKLRNELANLILANLMQQSRGSGSTWKIVESGIADDIADLVVATEFGTCGTWAETAIIETDSLTGLTFKKTLLLSIALIVESQPNAAEAPKNKRIVSGVLQLVDLFAATKTPWNPEQIWHLFKYAFDTTVWENVIFASQMK encoded by the exons ATGGAAGAGTCATACGGCGAAGAAAGTCATGCTTCTTCAGAACCAAGCGATGATCAGCTACTAACATGTCCAAGTTTTCGTTCGTATTCTTCCCTTGTACTTCTAACCTGCTCCAAAATTGGCGAAGATGATGAATGCCGCTTGGTTAAGTTAAACAACAcgataaaaaagttatcaGATCTGATCGACGATCCCATAAACAAACAAGATACCCCGTATATCGCGTGCCTACTTTGCAAATTTCTAAGATACAACGGCTCCGACGGATAC TACGTGAAGCACCTACCCCAGATCGGCGAAATCCTTGAATTCGTCGCTCTATGCGCAAGAATGTCCAGCGAATATCTCGACATCCTGTACCAGCTACTCGAGCTCTGCTCGAAACCATTGCTTCTACACTGTACCTCTGAGATACTGACCTGTGCAAAAACACTCCGACGCTACTTCAGCTTTTTAGGCTATCTGATGATCCTGGTGCCGACGAGGCGAGCTTTCATTATGGCCAAAACAGCGATCGAGGGACTTGTCACCCATGAGAAgtcgaagaagaggaggagagacGCGGTGAAGCCGGATGCGCGCCGCGAAGCCGTGGAAGCATCGAGGCTTCCAGTTACCCTCGACGAGCTCGCGGAAGTCGTCTCCGACGAAACTTATCCGGATATTCTCGAGATTATCCTGGCGCTTGTTTCCGTTTCGCAAGTTTGTT GTCACAGGTTTCTGGAAACTGGAATAGTGAATCAAATCATGCTGAAAATGCGTCCGTTCTACGGATGCGAATGTCCTTGTATTCCTAATATGGATGATGCAGATTTACAACTTGATAAGGAGGATTATTACAAGTCGTTGGAGTTGAGCGTGAAAATTCTCTGGAGACTGATGAAGTCGAGGATACTTTCGAGCGAGTTGACGGAAAATTCACAAAACTCAAAACCACCAAGTCAAGCTGCTCTAAG AAGCTTAAGAGCATCGTTTCGACGGGAAGTGTTACGCGCCGGTCGCAGTTCTCGCAGCCGGAAGTTGCGCAACGAGCTAGCGAATTTGATTTTGGCGAATCTAATGCAACAGAGCCGAGGCTCGGGCTCGACTTGGAAGATCGTCGAGTCCGGAATAGCTGATGACATAGCGGACCTCGTCGTCGCTACTGAATTCGGGACATGTGGTACTTGGGCCGAGACGGCGATTATTGAAACAGACTCACTCACTGGGTTAACGTTCAAGAAGACGCTGCTGTTGAGCATAGCCTTGATTGTGGAATCGCAACCGAATGCTGCTGAA GCACCGAAGAACAAGCGCATAGTGTCTGGGGTTCTTCAACTCGTCGATCTTTTCGCGGCTACGAAAACGCCCTGGAATCCCGAGCAGATCTGGCATCTTTTCAAATATGCGTT tgACACCACAGTTTGGGAAAACGTGATATTCGCATCGCAAATGAAATGA
- the LOC100118447 gene encoding uncharacterized protein LOC100118447 isoform X1 yields MEESYGEESHASSEPSDDQLLTCPSFRSYSSLVLLTCSKIGEDDECRLVKLNNTIKKLSDLIDDPINKQDTPYIACLLCKFLRYNGSDGYYVKHLPQIGEILEFVALCARMSSEYLDILYQLLELCSKPLLLHCTSEILTCAKTLRRYFSFLGYLMILVPTRRAFIMAKTAIEGLVTHEKSKKRRRDAVKPDARREAVEASRLPVTLDELAEVVSDETYPDILEIILALVSVSQVCCHRFLETGIVNQIMLKMRPFYGCECPCIPNMDDADLQLDKEDYYKSLELSVKILWRLMKSRILSSELTENSQNSKPPSQAALRSLRASFRREVLRAGRSSRSRKLRNELANLILANLMQQSRGSGSTWKIVESGIADDIADLVVATEFGTCGTWAETAIIETDSLTGLTFKKTLLLSIALIVESQPNAAEAPKNKRIVSGVLQLVDLFAATKTPWNPEQIWHLFKYALYALTFLSPKIADEFIENCGSLRAHRKNSGFRSTYKIPSRNRNVSTRYQREHR; encoded by the exons ATGGAAGAGTCATACGGCGAAGAAAGTCATGCTTCTTCAGAACCAAGCGATGATCAGCTACTAACATGTCCAAGTTTTCGTTCGTATTCTTCCCTTGTACTTCTAACCTGCTCCAAAATTGGCGAAGATGATGAATGCCGCTTGGTTAAGTTAAACAACAcgataaaaaagttatcaGATCTGATCGACGATCCCATAAACAAACAAGATACCCCGTATATCGCGTGCCTACTTTGCAAATTTCTAAGATACAACGGCTCCGACGGATAC TACGTGAAGCACCTACCCCAGATCGGCGAAATCCTTGAATTCGTCGCTCTATGCGCAAGAATGTCCAGCGAATATCTCGACATCCTGTACCAGCTACTCGAGCTCTGCTCGAAACCATTGCTTCTACACTGTACCTCTGAGATACTGACCTGTGCAAAAACACTCCGACGCTACTTCAGCTTTTTAGGCTATCTGATGATCCTGGTGCCGACGAGGCGAGCTTTCATTATGGCCAAAACAGCGATCGAGGGACTTGTCACCCATGAGAAgtcgaagaagaggaggagagacGCGGTGAAGCCGGATGCGCGCCGCGAAGCCGTGGAAGCATCGAGGCTTCCAGTTACCCTCGACGAGCTCGCGGAAGTCGTCTCCGACGAAACTTATCCGGATATTCTCGAGATTATCCTGGCGCTTGTTTCCGTTTCGCAAGTTTGTT GTCACAGGTTTCTGGAAACTGGAATAGTGAATCAAATCATGCTGAAAATGCGTCCGTTCTACGGATGCGAATGTCCTTGTATTCCTAATATGGATGATGCAGATTTACAACTTGATAAGGAGGATTATTACAAGTCGTTGGAGTTGAGCGTGAAAATTCTCTGGAGACTGATGAAGTCGAGGATACTTTCGAGCGAGTTGACGGAAAATTCACAAAACTCAAAACCACCAAGTCAAGCTGCTCTAAG AAGCTTAAGAGCATCGTTTCGACGGGAAGTGTTACGCGCCGGTCGCAGTTCTCGCAGCCGGAAGTTGCGCAACGAGCTAGCGAATTTGATTTTGGCGAATCTAATGCAACAGAGCCGAGGCTCGGGCTCGACTTGGAAGATCGTCGAGTCCGGAATAGCTGATGACATAGCGGACCTCGTCGTCGCTACTGAATTCGGGACATGTGGTACTTGGGCCGAGACGGCGATTATTGAAACAGACTCACTCACTGGGTTAACGTTCAAGAAGACGCTGCTGTTGAGCATAGCCTTGATTGTGGAATCGCAACCGAATGCTGCTGAA GCACCGAAGAACAAGCGCATAGTGTCTGGGGTTCTTCAACTCGTCGATCTTTTCGCGGCTACGAAAACGCCCTGGAATCCCGAGCAGATCTGGCATCTTTTCAAATATGCGTTGTATGCACTGACTTTTCTCTCGCCAAAAATAGCAGATGAGTTTATCGAAAATTGCGGCTCGCTGAG AGCTCATCGAAAGAATTCTGGATTTCGAAGCACTTACAAAATCCCATCAAGAAATCGTAACGTTTCTACTCGTTACCAGCGAGAACATCGTTGA